The DNA window aatcattataataaaataattaacaattgtatagttttttttaaaataaaacgaatggtcagaCATGACCTATATAAgtacgaagggagtatattcCTTATAACTATTTACTAGCATTTAAggttaaataactataaaataattacacagGCCATACAAAGATTAGacaataaactttatatataaaatatttacataaaacatattgtttaaATACTTGTGGTGCGTGTAACAGTAGTCCAAAATCTACCGAGGAAGAGAAACACACCTGTGCCGAACTATAGTCAATTCTCCCTTGAGTGATATGGGCACTAATCTAAAAAAAgttagtcaaattaacccagTCAACTTTACCACACCTGTGCCTGCAATGTAGATGATGCAGCCACGTGTTGGGTGGGCCATGCCCCTCGTACGCCAGCTCGGTCTGCGTCCGTTGCGGAGTGGACATGGTCCACTCCCACAGCCAGGTGGGCCCCCGATTTCTTGGATCTGCCACGTGGGCCCATCAAGGAGATGACTCCTGGTCAAATCCACATTCCCACTACCCGTCCTCGGATGAAAACTCGGGCCCGTGAATTTTCTgcagttttttaaaaagcaacaaaaaaaacagcatGATTTTGCTGATTAGCAATCTTGTAAAGTGGTAATTATGCACAGCTAATCATGGCGCCGCCTACactttctattattttttaagagaaaaaaattctgtAATCCTTTCCAGCTATGCTACAGTGATGCGTCTGGAAAGGATTCACTGGCTTGCTTGCCCATTAGGCACCTTGATTGTCAGGTTTCTAATGATTTCTTTAACCTTCTTCCACCTGCTTAAAAAAACACAGGTCCTGCTACTACTCGATCACATTAGCATGCGTTGGTTGGACAGAAAAAGTATACATTATTGCATTGGCTGGATGGATTAACCAGCATTGTTAATTAGTActactaatatttatttatttatttttgtgcaagGAGTGGCACTAATATACTCCATCCACAGAACTACCAGAATCCGGCTACATGCCTGCTAACTACCAACTGGCGTCCACATGCGTTGTTAATTAAGTAACTATATATTGTAATCTAAtggcaataataataatatagtatCCGGCTTTCATCTGGAATCGATACCGACGACGTCACTGTAATCCTGCACATATCCTCTCCAAATTAAAGCAGCCAAACGAAAAGATCACACGCTCTGAGTTTGGTAAGAAAAGATAGAGCTATCCATAAAAACTGATTTTTGTGTTtcctaaccaaaaaaaaaaagcatgatcgtggagaaaaaaaatccatagagagaaaacaaaaatgttgtGGGCCCAGTCGCCGTATTGCTGGTGGGACCCACAGTTCAGTGTAATCACTGTGCTGAGTAATGAAGGGTGGCTCCATGCGTGATTGATCGTGGGGTGTTTATGGATGCCGGGATAAACTAATGAGGCGCCGAAAAGGGGGCCGGGTCAATACTGCAACTGAAACATCGGGTGCTCGCCTCCTTCTTCGGGCTCTAGTTTGATGGCTGGTTTGGCTGCATGCGTAGTGTCAGATCCGCTGTTCACTCTACTAATCCTCAGTATTTAACTGCTCCTGGTctcgttttgttttcttctacaTAGCACATAGTGACGTGGAACGAGATTTGAAGGGACTCAGGGGATAACATATGTCCATAGATAGTGGGTTTATATGTAAGTGATAACGTCCTTCTGACTTTACCAGGGAATTGTATCTGAGAAATGTGAACCCGGCTAAATATTTTGAGCTTCATAAATTTGATTTCAGACGACAACACgttgttttataaaaagtcaaataatatatttgtaaaaataataatttatgaataaaaattttatatttatattcttagcgaaatcaaaaagtcaagtctgaaaaataaaattcaatgaaaaactcaaaatcaatccTAAACttaatattagaaatttaaattttgacttataagtataagcagaaattaaaaaaaagatatcgGTCCTAAACAAAATTCGTACCAGCGGGATAATAATATTCCGGAAACAAAGCCAGTTCGGCATAAAATGACAGTAAAAATTAAACCCATGATCCACCGGTCAGAATTTCAGAGATCGTTTGTTCTACACGAGTGGACCGGAAGAACCGGGCCCGCGAGCAGGCCGGATGGCGCCCGTGGCCGTGCCTGTGAAGCGGCAGATTTGACCAGGAGAAGAGAAGCGAAACGACCGGTTTctgtggctgctgctgccgctgcgcTGCCTAACACGCTGCCAACATTAACTCCTGCCTGCGTGGTGGGCCTGGCCCGACGGCACCCCACATGGCGGccctgcgccgcgccggcgtcgtcaGCGGCAGCGCCCCCCGCGACACATGGACGCGTCGCCGTGGCCCCAGCTCCGAGCTcccggccgccatcgccatggccgctTCGCTTGCTCCACGCTGCTGCGTTtgccatggcggcggtggatcgggcgtgcacgcacgcacgctgcCATGTCGGCTGGAAAACCGTGGGTGCGCGTCCACCTCCACGCTTCGAAACTCGCGCACAATTCGCTTCCAAAATCTAAATCGCCTCGCTACCACCGCAGGAGCATGTTCCTAACCAGAAAATGGAACTAGTTTCCCGTGCGTTTTTGCTGCGGATTAGCTGCTCTGCACGGGTGAGTGCCGTCGTAAAGCGCAGCCAAACCAAACACGCCTTGGGTGTCCGTCCGCTTGTCGCCATCACGCACGCCGTGATACGCTCCTCCGCGGCCAAAACACCCTCCGGAATAGACCGGGCAACGCAAAACAGAAAATTCAAATGCTGCCGTTTTTTTCCACTTACAAATAATGCCAGCTGCATTTCACAATATGAATCAAACGATTTAGAATCTGCAGAGTAAAGTATCCTTAATATCCTACCAGTAGTATCCTGGTTCATCTCCAGGTGAGGAAAAGATGATccgaaaaagaagagaagataaaaaataaaaataaaataaagtgtaagaggtggggcccaccgcaCCAGCACACAGTCACAGTAGTAGACACCTCAATCCCAACTGTCCCCACACGTCTCCCGATGCGCGCGTCCTTCCTTCCTTAACCAAACCCGCGCCAAAATCCGCAGTCAATAATCCCCTCCGGAGATTAGAGATCGCTAATCACCCCCTTAATCGCAACTAAATCCGCTAATCCCACCGCTCACCTACCTTATAACACGCCTCTCTTCTCCCCCGCGCCTCCGCCCAATCCCCTCTTCGTCATTCCCTCCCAACCCTagccacgcgcgcgcgccgccgacgccgccatggccgactCCGGCGACTCGTCCCCGCACTCCGCCGCGGCTACGGACGACGCGCACCACGAGGgctcggaggcggcggccgcggccgctgcggcggggatggcggcggcggcggcggctgctccgccggtgccggtgccgccgGCGAAGGTGCGGCTGATGGTGAGCTACGGGGGACGCATCCAGCCGCGGCCGCACGACCACCAGCTGTCGTACGTCAACGGGGAGACGAAGATCCTGTCGCTCGAGAGGCCGCTCCGCTTCGCCGACTTCGCCGCCCGCCTCGCGGGGCTCGCGGGCTCCCCGGGGGACTTCTGCGTCAAGTACCAGCTCCCCGGCGAGGACCTCGACGCGCTCGTCTCCGTCACCAACGACGAGGATCTGGAGCACCTCGTCCTCGAGTACGACCGCCTCCACCTGCTCCGCCCCGCGCCGGGATCTGGCGGCGGCTCCTCCCGCGGCGGTTCCACGCCGAGGCTGAGGGTTTTCCTCTTCCCCGTCCAGtcgccgacgccaccgccgccgccgcagccgtccGGCCTCCTCGAGCCGAAGCAGGAGCAACGTCACTGGTTCGTCGACGCGCTCAACTCCGTccatcctccgccgccaccgtcgccaccgcAGCCGAAGCAGGAGTCGGTGTCCGTGCAGTCGCCACCTCCAACTGTTGTGTCGGTGCCGACGCCTCACCAGCCGGTGTTGCCAGCGCCGACGGGCCCCGACTACCTGTTCGGCCTCGACAACGGCTTCGTGCCACCGCCGGCGGTGAAGGTGAAGGACCCCGCCGGTGACCCGCCGACGGTGAAGGACAACGTCCCCGTCGAGATGCCCCCCAAAAACGACGACCGCCACACCACCAACCCCGTAAGCGACCACGTCGTTGTCTCCCCTGCCGTTTCACCCGGCGAGTTCCAGCGTCAGATCCATGGCCTCGAGAAGCTACAGGTTACCGACACTGCAGCACagcagccaccaccacctgctcCTGCAacggccgctccgccgccggctgccctACCGAGAAATGGCAGCGACGACTCCCTCACCCGCGCCTACCCTCCCGCCACCGTCACCCCAACGCCGACAGCCACACCGGAGTACTACTTGCCCAAGTACCAGGAGAAGCCCACTGCCCCGCCTCCGTCATCCGCTCCTCCAGCGACGGCCTTCCTGCCGGTGCCGGGCAGGTATACATCTGTTGCCCCTGCCTCTGGCGCTGACCATGGCCCTGTCTTCTTcatccccgcgccgccgcatgGTTACTTCACCACCGCCGCAGGCCACGGCGCCAACTCCTTCCCCGCCGTCTACGCCGTCGCACCGCACAATGGCAATGCCAACGCAAACGGCAACGGCCCTTCCTCCGCCGCGTCAAATGCCCAGGCCTACGCGCAGCAAATGGCGTATGACAGCAATGGCCGCGCCATCTACTACACCAGCGTCCTCCCCCAGTACGCTTCCGCTGTCAATGGCgtaccggcgccggcgacagTACTCGGCACTGACCCCGCCAAGCCAGTGGCGGTGAAACCAACAGTTTCCTGAGCAGCATCTTACCGTCGATGggttaaaaactaaaaagagtTTGGCAATTTTCAGTCAGTCCGTCAATACGCGTTAATATGTTAAGTTGGATTCGTTATTGTCTCTAGTATTTACTACCTataatattctttttctctctcttttgtttAGAGTTTTTGTTTTGGCCTTCAGGGTTCATGATGATATGCAACTAGAGTTCTTGGTGTGCTCAGATGTACATAGTCTTTGTGGACATAATGGATATTATATTAGCCTATTGGATGAGTTCATTAACAAATGTCTTAAGTTGTTACTGCTTCTGTTTGTTAATTCTTTTAACAATGGTATCACAAAGGTGTCAGTTGACTACATGATAGGTTGTTTGTATCCTTGCAAAGCAAATATCTATCAAGGTGCAGATGGATGGATCCCCTTGTTGCGTATCTTGTCGACATTCAAGTTGATCTTTGTGATCAGTGGAGTAATTGTCATTACTTAATAGCTCTTGCGTACAAGTACAGTGTTTTCCTGTGTTGTTCACGGGGAAGCCAGTCTGAAGcatttatgtatgtatgatcTGGGGCAAGTGTTGGCTATCGGCGTGATATCTGGTATGGATGGCAGATTTGGTTCAAGTTGTGTTGAATCCTCAAGTGCCAGCATGAAGTATTAATTGGGTTTTTTGCCTACTGTGTTCGGCTTGCAGCTTCACATAATGTCTcgaatgaaaaaattgtaatGCAGCTTATGATATTGTGTTGCCTGAGGAGCATGTTGTGTTCTGCTATTCCACATCAGGCTAGTAATTTTAGCCTGTTTAGTATCACAATTTTAGCCTGGGGAgtgtttttcttgtgtttgCCATTCCGCATCAGGGTAACAATAATAGAGCAACGAAACTGTCAATTGATCATATTGTTTTATCAGATTGGTTCATTACTGTTCATAATAGCTTATGTCAGATTGTTCAGGTGACCAGTACTTGCATGTCTTCTCTCTGGCCAACCAATTCATTGTGATTCTGCATTTTAACTTGAGATGGAAGGACCCtgtctcccttttttttcactccCTGGGATAATCCTGTGTAAATTCCTCATCTCAGCTTGCTGCATTTTCAGAACCTGTTCTTCCATCCTGTACTGGAAAACGGTAGCAGTAGCAAAGTGCATTTTATTCCCCCCCTCCATTGCTTTTGTAGAACGGAAATGTGGTTGCTCAAAAAAACGCGCGAGCATGCTGCACGGGGAACGAACTTAAGCGTGCTGGGTCTGATTGGATGCCTAGCAAAGAGGATCTTTCATTCTTTCGATGCCCTCAAGGTATCATCCATCATCATATTCCCGTTTCCTTTTGGCCAAAGATGTTTTGCTGCTTCTCCTCCTGCAAGATGGCTTTTGACCAAAGTGTAATTGCTCCCTTTGTGTGTGGATTGCTGATCCCGGTTCAGCACTAGAACCGGAACTGTTTAGCTGTTTTTCAGTCTTTCAGAATTCTCAGATACTAGTGGTAGTAGCTTCGATGGTCATGTTTGGTGCAGCTGCAGCGTAAGAAACGGCACTATCCGTCGAGCTGAGCCAGTGTGCAGTGCATCACTGCGACTGATGAGCTGCAGCTGGATGCAGGCAGTGCAGTGTAGCCATGGCACATGGATGGGGAGGTAGGGATGGCACCCCATCACCGGAGCCTTGAATGCTCGCTTGGTGTACTGATCTCTGGTGGCGTTGGATGGGTGGTTCATGTGCATGATGTGAGACGGCGCAGCTGATGGGTGGATGCTAGCGGCTGCAGCTGCCAACAAGCATGggcatcataaaaaaaaaaaagtgtctCGCGGTTGCGTTCGGAGGCCTGTCCTGTGCTGCTGCAGTTGAgtaagcagcagcagcagctcgatGCCTCGATCTACCACTCGCTTCCTCCGAAAGCGTCGGTGAATGACGGCAAGAAATTGGAGACAGATGGATTGCTCGTGTAAAATCTCGGCAATTCTGCATGCCTGGCAGCATGATCTGAGATGgatcgaccgatcgatctccgttGTTTCTGCGGCTCtcttcagaattcagatcCGTTCTGCATTGATCGATTAGCCCGGCCTgagggagaaaaagaaagaaaaaaaaagcatgcatGCTTTTGAGCtgtttgtttctgtttatgaTTGTTCGTTGTTGTTCTGCCACTGCAGCTGTGTGTGCATGTCATGCAGATCATGATGATCACCTGGTAGCTGGGCGTCTTGCTGCTCGGATGTCTGATGAAACTATTTACTGCTTGGATGTCTGAAACTGCAAGCATGTCTTGCCTGGAGTGGATGGTTCTAAAATCGTAGTTGCACTACTGAAGTACTAGTCGTGATGCACATCTTCTACCGCTATTATTATGGAGCCGTTGCCATTGACATGTTCACCGTAGATCACCTCTAGGTCTCTAAATAGTGCCAATTAACTGATTTTCATGTGCAGCTTCATGCCGTTACAAATACATCTACAGTTGACTGCATCCAGGTTCGATCTCTCTTGTCCTTGTTTGTTGGGGATCTTGCATATTCTATTTCTAGGCCACATGCAGGGTTAGTGTTTGTCAGTCTGATGGGTTGACTGAGTTTGGCTGTGATTTTGGGCTCGGCGACGGAGTGAAGCCCATCTGTGGAATGGGGCCCATTACAATTCAGCCTGACTTTGCTGATAGGCCGAAGAGTATGGGCTTGAACTCTTGGAGAACGGCCCGTCACGTTTGGAAGTAATGATTGGCGGGCCCTGTTCAAAAAAGTTCTgttcaaaagaatttttttttggaagtaTGGAGCAAATAATCGTAATAAAGGGTGCATTTgttttttgccaaaaagtaTCTATagagaagtttattttcttctatttctaaagtagattttttaagtctataGTAGTTAACTTCGtcgtttatatcattaaatgaCTATCACAAAATCAGATAAATTTTCATCTCTCGTCAATAATTTTCAAAAGAACACGGTCTAGTGGAtagataaacataaacatattttcaatCTACCATGATGTAAAGTGAAGAGAGTGAAAAGTATGAGCTGAACTTGATGTAAAGCTAAAAAGAAACAAGGTGTAGTATATTTTAGCGGGTGTAAAACTAAGCCTATATTCCTCGGTTTTCCAATGTACGTTTCC is part of the Oryza brachyantha chromosome 2, ObraRS2, whole genome shotgun sequence genome and encodes:
- the LOC102715648 gene encoding pollen-specific leucine-rich repeat extensin-like protein 1, with the translated sequence MADSGDSSPHSAAATDDAHHEGSEAAAAAAAAGMAAAAAAAPPVPVPPAKVRLMVSYGGRIQPRPHDHQLSYVNGETKILSLERPLRFADFAARLAGLAGSPGDFCVKYQLPGEDLDALVSVTNDEDLEHLVLEYDRLHLLRPAPGSGGGSSRGGSTPRLRVFLFPVQSPTPPPPPQPSGLLEPKQEQRHWFVDALNSVHPPPPPSPPQPKQESVSVQSPPPTVVSVPTPHQPVLPAPTGPDYLFGLDNGFVPPPAVKVKDPAGDPPTVKDNVPVEMPPKNDDRHTTNPVSDHVVVSPAVSPGEFQRQIHGLEKLQVTDTAAQQPPPPAPATAAPPPAALPRNGSDDSLTRAYPPATVTPTPTATPEYYLPKYQEKPTAPPPSSAPPATAFLPVPGRYTSVAPASGADHGPVFFIPAPPHGYFTTAAGHGANSFPAVYAVAPHNGNANANGNGPSSAASNAQAYAQQMAYDSNGRAIYYTSVLPQYASAVNGVPAPATVLGTDPAKPVAVKPTVS